In the Serinus canaria isolate serCan28SL12 chromosome 22, serCan2020, whole genome shotgun sequence genome, one interval contains:
- the KCTD9 gene encoding BTB/POZ domain-containing protein KCTD9 isoform X2 produces the protein MRRVTLFVNGSARNGKVVAVYGTLSDLLSVASNKLGIKATSVYNGKGGLIDDIALIRDDDVLFVCEGEPFIDPQTDGRAQEELTGSHTDWLTLNVGGRYFTTTRSTLVNKEPDSMLAHMFKDKGVLEEARFFGIDSLIEHLEVAIKNSQPAEDHSPISRKEFVRFLLATPTKSELRCQGLNFSGADLSRLDLRYINFKMANLSRCNLAHANLCCANLERADLSGSVLDCANLQGVKMLCSNAEGASLKGCNFEDPSGLKANLEGANLKGVDMEGSQMTGINLRVATLKNAKLKNCNLRGATLAGTDLENCDLSGCDLQEANLRGSNVKGAIFEEMLTPLHMSQSVR, from the exons ATGAGGCGGGTGACGCTGTTCGTCAACGGCAGCGCCCGCAACGGGAAG GTCGTGGCTGTGTATGGGACTCTCTCAGatttgctctctgtggccagcaaCAAGCTTGGGATCAAAGCCACCAGCGTGTACAACGGGAAGGGGGGGCTCATTGATGATATTGCTTTGATTAG GGATGATgatgttttgtttgtctgtgaAGGGGAGCCCTTCATTG ATCCTCAGACGGATGGGagagctcaggaggagctgacAGGGTCCCACACAGACTGGCTGACTCTCAATGTGGGAGGCAGATATTTCACCACCACCCG GAGCACTTTGGTGAACAAAGAACCTGACAGTATGTTGGCACACATGTTCAAAGACAAAG GGGTTCTGGAAGAAGCCAGGTTTTTTGGGATCGACTCCCTCATTGAACACCTGGAGGTTGCTATTAAG AACTCGCAGCCGGCCGAGGATCACTCTCCCATCTCTCGGAAGGAGTTCGTCCGATTCCTGCTGGCCACGCCCACCAAGTCCGAGCTGCGCTGCCAG GGGCTGAATTTCAGTGGAGCCGACCTTTCCCGCCTGGATCTTCGCTACATCAACTTCAAGATGGCCAACCTGAGCCGCTGCAACCTGGCCCACGCCAACCTGTGCTGTGCCAACCTGGAGAGAGCTGACCTCTCTGGATCTGTGCTGGAT TGTGCAAACCTGCAGGGGGTGAAGATGTTGTGTTCCAACGCAGAGGGAGCATCCCTGAAGGGCTGCAACTTTGAAGATCCATCAGGCCTTAAAGCTAATTTGGAAG GTGCCAACCTGAAGGGTGTGGACATGGAGGGCAGCCAGATGACCGGGATCAACCTGCGAGTGGCCACGCTGAAGAACGCCAAACTCAAGAACTGCAACCTGCGGGGAGCCACGCTGGCAGGGACCGACCTGGAG aATTGTGATCTGTCAGGTTGTGACCTACAAGAAGCAAATTTGAGGGGATCCAACGTGAAAGGAGCCATCTTTGAGGAGATGCTGACCCCCCTGCACATGTCCCAGAGTGTCAGATAG
- the KCTD9 gene encoding BTB/POZ domain-containing protein KCTD9 isoform X1 has translation MRRVTLFVNGSARNGKVVAVYGTLSDLLSVASNKLGIKATSVYNGKGGLIDDIALIRDDDVLFVCEGEPFIDPQTDGRAQEELTGSHTDWLTLNVGGRYFTTTRSTLVNKEPDSMLAHMFKDKDAWGNKQDPRGAFLIDRSPEYFEPILNYLRHGQLIVNDGINLLGVLEEARFFGIDSLIEHLEVAIKNSQPAEDHSPISRKEFVRFLLATPTKSELRCQGLNFSGADLSRLDLRYINFKMANLSRCNLAHANLCCANLERADLSGSVLDCANLQGVKMLCSNAEGASLKGCNFEDPSGLKANLEGANLKGVDMEGSQMTGINLRVATLKNAKLKNCNLRGATLAGTDLENCDLSGCDLQEANLRGSNVKGAIFEEMLTPLHMSQSVR, from the exons ATGAGGCGGGTGACGCTGTTCGTCAACGGCAGCGCCCGCAACGGGAAG GTCGTGGCTGTGTATGGGACTCTCTCAGatttgctctctgtggccagcaaCAAGCTTGGGATCAAAGCCACCAGCGTGTACAACGGGAAGGGGGGGCTCATTGATGATATTGCTTTGATTAG GGATGATgatgttttgtttgtctgtgaAGGGGAGCCCTTCATTG ATCCTCAGACGGATGGGagagctcaggaggagctgacAGGGTCCCACACAGACTGGCTGACTCTCAATGTGGGAGGCAGATATTTCACCACCACCCG GAGCACTTTGGTGAACAAAGAACCTGACAGTATGTTGGCACACATGTTCAAAGACAAAG ATGCTTGGGGGAATAAGCAAGATCCTAGAGGAGCTTTCCTCATTGACCGCAGTCCCGAGTATTTTGAGCCCATTTTGAACTATTTGCGTCACGGACAGCTCATTGTAAATGATGGCATTAATTTGCTAG GGGTTCTGGAAGAAGCCAGGTTTTTTGGGATCGACTCCCTCATTGAACACCTGGAGGTTGCTATTAAG AACTCGCAGCCGGCCGAGGATCACTCTCCCATCTCTCGGAAGGAGTTCGTCCGATTCCTGCTGGCCACGCCCACCAAGTCCGAGCTGCGCTGCCAG GGGCTGAATTTCAGTGGAGCCGACCTTTCCCGCCTGGATCTTCGCTACATCAACTTCAAGATGGCCAACCTGAGCCGCTGCAACCTGGCCCACGCCAACCTGTGCTGTGCCAACCTGGAGAGAGCTGACCTCTCTGGATCTGTGCTGGAT TGTGCAAACCTGCAGGGGGTGAAGATGTTGTGTTCCAACGCAGAGGGAGCATCCCTGAAGGGCTGCAACTTTGAAGATCCATCAGGCCTTAAAGCTAATTTGGAAG GTGCCAACCTGAAGGGTGTGGACATGGAGGGCAGCCAGATGACCGGGATCAACCTGCGAGTGGCCACGCTGAAGAACGCCAAACTCAAGAACTGCAACCTGCGGGGAGCCACGCTGGCAGGGACCGACCTGGAG aATTGTGATCTGTCAGGTTGTGACCTACAAGAAGCAAATTTGAGGGGATCCAACGTGAAAGGAGCCATCTTTGAGGAGATGCTGACCCCCCTGCACATGTCCCAGAGTGTCAGATAG